In one Desulfoferula mesophila genomic region, the following are encoded:
- a CDS encoding thioesterase family protein, translating into MSQLTPGLKGQLGKLVETADLASAYGNPGVDVLSSMTLMTLLEGSCLRAIEGGLEPGQMTVGARMEMDHLAPTPASFTVTATAELLEVKGPKLVFAVSAHDGVEQVARGRHVRFVVEHERFFQGVTQKAAKRSEV; encoded by the coding sequence ATGTCTCAACTCACCCCCGGACTCAAGGGCCAGCTGGGCAAGCTGGTGGAAACGGCCGATTTGGCCAGCGCCTACGGCAACCCCGGGGTTGACGTGCTCTCTTCCATGACCCTGATGACCCTGCTGGAAGGTTCGTGCCTCAGGGCCATCGAGGGAGGCCTGGAACCGGGGCAAATGACCGTGGGGGCGCGCATGGAGATGGATCACCTGGCCCCCACCCCGGCTAGCTTCACGGTCACCGCCACGGCCGAGTTGCTCGAGGTCAAGGGGCCCAAGCTGGTGTTCGCGGTAAGCGCCCACGACGGGGTGGAGCAGGTGGCCCGGGGGAGGCACGTGCGCTTCGTGGTGGAGCACGAACGTTTTTTCCAGGGCGTGACCCAAAAAGCGGCGAAAAGGAGCGAGGTATGA
- a CDS encoding cation-translocating P-type ATPase: protein MPSVKPFQMDVEQALQSLDSIVKGLSQSEADKRLKHYGKNELQTKVRLPVWLVFLSQFKELLIFILILGGLISFFIGNFRDGSIIFIIVLVNAIIGFLHERKAGKIIDKLKTLIKSPAKVVRDGKLMEISQENLVPGDIVQIEAGDKLPADLRLITVNGLKTNDFALTGESVPQEKTLEAIAGDPPLGDRTNMAYTGTTVASGSATGVVVSTGMKTETGRIAELTDEAGETQTPLQKELGRLANQLTIAVAIISVGLFVLGIMQEFSLYMSLVYALGVAMAMVPQALPAQVTVALTTGSNLLADHQAVVKDLPSVETLGSTTVICTDKTGTLTKNEMTVQSVWFNGRKYQVTGIGYEPKGEVLDDQGNKLTDQHIDQVEVIMDAATMASNAEIHEPDDEHDFWYSVGDPTEAALVALSTKLGTRSPQEDQENPELQEFSFNSELMRMSSVRRFGEELRLAVKGSTASILAISNRIYRDGEQAPLTQADKEHITALNKEYSQNGMRVLAIGYRELGNGDKEFTREEVEKEIVFLGLMAMIDPPKEGVGEAIADAQNAHIRVFILTGDHPDTALAVGREVGLHDPSQDASVVIGTELKQMDDDALKRLLTEKHSAIFARVDPEDKLRIVELLEQQGEIVAVTGDGVNDAPALKRAHIGVAMGQRGNDVAKEAARLVLLDDNFSTLFHAVEEGRTIYSNLKKTIFASLTTNIGELILVLLGLLAAAVWGYPIPILAGQILAVDLLAEIAPLTFLTFDPPDKDVMTMRPRRPGEYMLNLRGGLEITLLGSLIGCLAFFNFVYYMQRKGISLDMGSVDSMDYFMATTLSYATIVYCQFLNILQRRSERSSLFNRNFFSNKILLNSILVSIVLVSLAIYGPYISQFLSFGPIGVQDWACILGATGIYLLTFEAIKFFKRHKHATQG from the coding sequence GTGCCCAGCGTGAAGCCTTTTCAAATGGATGTGGAACAGGCCCTGCAATCCCTGGATAGCATCGTCAAGGGGCTCTCCCAGAGCGAGGCGGACAAGCGCCTGAAGCATTATGGTAAAAACGAACTTCAGACCAAGGTCCGCTTGCCGGTGTGGCTGGTGTTCCTGTCGCAGTTCAAGGAACTGCTCATCTTCATCTTGATCCTGGGCGGCCTCATTTCCTTTTTCATCGGCAATTTCCGCGACGGATCCATCATTTTCATCATCGTCCTGGTAAACGCCATCATCGGCTTTTTGCATGAACGCAAGGCCGGCAAGATCATAGACAAGCTCAAGACCCTGATAAAGTCGCCCGCCAAGGTGGTTCGGGACGGCAAGCTGATGGAGATATCCCAAGAAAACCTCGTGCCCGGCGACATCGTGCAGATCGAAGCCGGGGACAAGTTGCCCGCCGACTTGCGCCTCATCACGGTCAACGGCCTCAAAACCAATGACTTCGCCTTGACCGGGGAGTCCGTGCCCCAGGAAAAGACCCTGGAGGCTATTGCCGGCGACCCACCGCTGGGAGACCGCACCAATATGGCCTATACGGGCACCACCGTGGCCTCGGGCAGCGCCACGGGGGTGGTCGTCTCCACGGGAATGAAGACCGAAACCGGCCGTATCGCGGAACTGACCGATGAGGCCGGCGAAACCCAGACCCCATTGCAAAAGGAGTTGGGGCGCCTGGCCAACCAACTGACCATCGCCGTGGCCATCATCAGCGTGGGGCTTTTCGTCCTGGGCATCATGCAGGAGTTTTCCTTGTACATGAGCCTGGTCTACGCCCTGGGCGTGGCCATGGCCATGGTGCCCCAGGCCCTTCCCGCCCAAGTTACGGTGGCCCTGACCACGGGCAGCAACCTGCTGGCCGACCACCAGGCGGTGGTCAAGGACTTGCCCTCGGTGGAGACCCTGGGCTCCACCACGGTGATCTGCACGGACAAGACCGGCACGCTGACCAAGAACGAGATGACCGTGCAGTCGGTGTGGTTCAACGGCAGGAAATACCAGGTCACCGGCATAGGCTACGAGCCCAAGGGCGAGGTGCTCGATGACCAGGGCAACAAACTCACCGATCAGCACATTGACCAGGTCGAAGTGATCATGGATGCGGCCACCATGGCTTCCAACGCGGAAATACACGAGCCTGACGACGAGCATGATTTCTGGTATTCGGTGGGAGACCCCACCGAGGCCGCCCTTGTCGCCCTGTCCACCAAGCTGGGCACCCGCTCGCCCCAAGAGGACCAGGAGAACCCGGAGCTTCAGGAATTCTCTTTCAACTCCGAGCTAATGAGGATGAGTTCGGTAAGGCGATTCGGCGAGGAGTTGAGGCTGGCGGTCAAGGGCTCGACCGCCAGTATTCTGGCCATCAGCAACCGTATTTACCGGGACGGTGAGCAGGCGCCGCTCACGCAGGCGGACAAGGAACACATCACCGCCTTGAACAAGGAATACTCCCAAAACGGCATGCGGGTGTTGGCCATCGGCTACCGGGAGTTGGGCAACGGAGATAAGGAATTCACCAGGGAAGAAGTTGAAAAGGAAATAGTATTCCTGGGCCTGATGGCCATGATCGATCCGCCCAAGGAGGGGGTCGGGGAGGCCATCGCCGACGCCCAAAACGCACATATAAGGGTGTTCATCCTCACCGGCGACCATCCGGACACGGCCTTGGCCGTGGGACGGGAAGTGGGGCTGCACGACCCCAGCCAGGATGCCTCCGTGGTCATCGGCACCGAGCTGAAGCAGATGGACGACGATGCTCTTAAGAGGCTGCTGACCGAGAAGCATTCGGCCATCTTTGCCCGGGTGGATCCGGAGGACAAGCTGCGCATTGTGGAGTTATTAGAGCAGCAGGGCGAGATTGTAGCCGTTACCGGCGACGGGGTGAACGACGCGCCCGCCCTCAAACGGGCTCACATCGGGGTGGCCATGGGCCAGAGAGGCAATGACGTGGCCAAGGAAGCCGCCCGGCTGGTGTTGCTGGACGACAATTTCTCCACCCTGTTTCACGCGGTGGAGGAGGGAAGGACTATTTACAGCAACCTCAAGAAGACCATCTTCGCATCTCTGACCACCAACATTGGCGAGCTGATCCTGGTGCTTTTGGGCCTGTTGGCGGCTGCGGTGTGGGGCTACCCCATACCCATTCTGGCTGGCCAAATCCTGGCCGTGGACCTCTTGGCGGAGATCGCGCCGCTGACGTTTCTTACCTTCGATCCGCCGGACAAGGACGTGATGACCATGCGGCCCAGGAGGCCGGGGGAGTACATGCTAAATCTCCGGGGCGGGTTGGAAATCACCCTGCTAGGCTCACTAATCGGCTGTTTGGCGTTTTTCAATTTCGTCTATTACATGCAGCGGAAGGGCATCTCACTGGACATGGGCAGCGTAGATAGCATGGACTATTTCATGGCTACTACCTTGAGCTACGCCACCATCGTGTATTGCCAGTTCCTAAATATCCTGCAGAGAAGATCAGAGCGCAGTTCTTTGTTTAACCGCAACTTCTTCAGCAACAAGATACTACTTAACTCGATTCTGGTGTCCATCGTCTTGGTGTCCTTGGCCATTTATGGTCCTTATATCAGTCAGTTTTTAAGTTTTGGTCCCATTGGCGTGCAGGACTGGGCCTGCATCTTGGGAGCAACGGGAATTTATTTGTTGACCTTCGAAGCGATTAAATTTTTCAAGCGCCACAAGCACGCTACTCAAGGTTGA
- a CDS encoding recombinase family protein, with translation MFGKAIGYLRVSTEEQGQSGLGLEAQQAAIDRFCEANGWEVADVGQDVVSGASGLDKRPALLEAIGQLAQGDVLVVAKRDRLGRDPIVVAMIEAAVQRKKAKVVSAAGEGTEGEDPTHVLMRRIVDAFAEYERLVIGARTKAALQAKQARGERVGHVPYGFRLAEDGVHLEPQEQEQRVMAMANEFRVKGLTYRAIAKRLKARGHLNRNGKLFHPVQIMRMVS, from the coding sequence ATGTTTGGAAAGGCTATCGGGTATCTTAGGGTGAGCACCGAGGAGCAGGGGCAGAGCGGCCTGGGCCTTGAGGCTCAGCAGGCGGCCATTGACAGGTTCTGTGAGGCAAACGGCTGGGAGGTGGCCGACGTCGGCCAGGATGTGGTCAGCGGCGCCTCAGGCTTGGACAAGCGCCCTGCCCTGTTGGAGGCCATAGGCCAGTTGGCTCAGGGCGACGTGTTGGTGGTGGCCAAGCGAGATCGGCTAGGTCGTGATCCCATCGTGGTCGCCATGATCGAGGCGGCGGTCCAGCGCAAGAAGGCCAAGGTGGTGTCGGCCGCCGGCGAGGGCACCGAGGGCGAGGACCCCACCCACGTGCTAATGCGGCGGATCGTGGACGCCTTCGCCGAATACGAGCGGCTGGTGATCGGGGCCAGGACCAAGGCGGCACTGCAGGCCAAGCAGGCCAGGGGGGAACGCGTAGGCCACGTTCCCTATGGGTTCAGGTTGGCCGAGGATGGAGTGCACCTGGAGCCACAGGAGCAGGAGCAAAGGGTGATGGCCATGGCGAATGAGTTCAGGGTCAAGGGGCTCACCTACCGGGCCATCGCCAAGCGACTGAAGGCCAGGGGCCACCTGAACCGCAACGGCAAGCTATTCCACCCGGTCCAGATCATGAGGATGGTGAGCTAA
- a CDS encoding YkgJ family cysteine cluster protein, with the protein MLPDIEDPRFNELGPEGFTFACHPEVPCFNECCRRLNLVLTPYDVLRLKNHLGLSSEEFIERHTVVESGQNGWPLPRLAMADNDEQTCPFLSPQGCTVYPDRPGACRTYPLGRATKGGGEGGPSQESWFLVKEPHCRGFEQGRCWSPQEWTQDQGLTAYNASNDLFLPLVTRQAPAASAAEAQKKMQMFFMACYNLDQFKQFVTQSRLTQIIDLEPTRLELIQSNESQLLKFAFDWLRFSLFGEPTLRLKQG; encoded by the coding sequence GTGCTGCCCGACATCGAGGACCCGCGCTTCAACGAGCTGGGGCCGGAGGGCTTCACCTTTGCCTGCCATCCCGAGGTGCCCTGCTTTAACGAGTGCTGCCGCCGCCTCAACCTGGTGCTTACTCCCTACGACGTGTTGCGCCTGAAGAACCACCTGGGCCTGAGCTCCGAGGAGTTCATCGAGCGCCACACCGTGGTGGAGAGCGGCCAGAACGGCTGGCCCCTGCCCCGCCTGGCCATGGCCGACAACGACGAGCAGACCTGCCCCTTCCTCTCCCCCCAGGGCTGCACCGTATACCCCGACCGGCCCGGCGCCTGCCGCACCTATCCCCTGGGCCGGGCCACCAAGGGCGGCGGGGAAGGCGGGCCCTCCCAGGAGAGCTGGTTTTTGGTCAAGGAGCCCCACTGCCGGGGCTTTGAACAAGGCCGCTGCTGGAGCCCCCAGGAATGGACCCAGGACCAGGGGCTCACCGCCTACAACGCCTCCAACGACCTTTTCCTGCCCTTGGTGACCCGCCAGGCCCCGGCGGCCAGCGCGGCCGAGGCCCAGAAGAAGATGCAGATGTTCTTCATGGCCTGCTACAACCTGGACCAGTTCAAGCAGTTCGTGACCCAGAGCCGCCTGACCCAGATCATCGACCTGGAGCCCACCCGGCTGGAGCTGATCCAGAGCAACGAGTCCCAGCTGCTCAAGTTCGCCTTTGACTGGCTGCGCTTCTCCCTGTTCGGCGAGCCCACCCTGCGCCTCAAGCAGGGCTGA
- a CDS encoding MBL fold metallo-hydrolase — MVLIVKKVPFMELKPRGLAMEKAFAFTPDIEVLPSHVPLPGMGYLPVNAFVIKAEDPVLVDTGTGRDSDDFMKTLRMVVDPQDLKWVWITHDDSDHTGSIQKIMEAAPKARLAANALAVMRMNATWPVPMDRVYWLNHGDSISVGDRKLTAIRPPLFDNPTTIGIYDDKSDVFFSADCFGAIIPTLAQDADALKEDELAQGMISWASGDCPWVHAIPPDVFARQLDTLRQLAPKGILSAHLPPASEMTAKLLATLALVPATKPFIAPNQAVLAQMLTQTQS; from the coding sequence ATGGTGCTTATCGTGAAGAAGGTGCCGTTCATGGAACTCAAACCAAGAGGATTAGCGATGGAGAAGGCCTTTGCGTTTACGCCGGATATCGAGGTCCTCCCCTCTCATGTCCCACTTCCCGGAATGGGGTATCTCCCAGTTAATGCCTTTGTCATCAAGGCAGAGGACCCAGTCCTTGTTGATACGGGAACGGGAAGAGATAGTGATGATTTCATGAAAACGCTGAGGATGGTCGTGGATCCACAGGACCTAAAGTGGGTGTGGATTACCCACGATGACTCGGACCACACCGGAAGCATTCAGAAAATTATGGAAGCCGCCCCCAAGGCGCGGCTCGCGGCCAATGCGCTGGCGGTGATGCGGATGAATGCCACCTGGCCGGTGCCCATGGATCGCGTGTATTGGCTTAACCACGGCGATAGCATATCGGTGGGAGACCGCAAGTTGACCGCGATCAGACCGCCTCTGTTCGACAATCCGACAACCATCGGCATTTACGACGACAAGTCGGATGTTTTTTTCTCCGCCGATTGTTTCGGGGCCATCATCCCCACTTTGGCGCAAGATGCCGATGCTCTGAAAGAGGACGAACTGGCTCAAGGGATGATCAGTTGGGCCAGCGGAGATTGTCCCTGGGTTCACGCGATTCCGCCGGATGTGTTTGCGCGGCAACTCGACACTCTCCGCCAACTTGCCCCGAAAGGCATATTGTCGGCCCACCTGCCGCCGGCATCGGAAATGACCGCAAAGCTCCTGGCCACGCTAGCTTTAGTTCCGGCTACGAAACCTTTTATTGCGCCCAACCAAGCGGTACTGGCTCAGATGCTGACTCAAACGCAGAGCTAG
- a CDS encoding YkgJ family cysteine cluster protein → MSDDRPKLQLDDDFTFACHKGLECYTSCCGDVNIMLTPYDVLRMKKALGLTSSEFLEKYTHLVQVPGKAVPLVQFRMNEENNKRCYFVGPGGCAIYEHRPWACRMFPLDEHAQGGFQVAVSPQRCHGLAKGDPWKVREWLKDQGATQSKEMDGSYESLVSHEWINKLGELDNPKVQQMIILALYDLDRFREFILNSSFLDRFDLDEDTIFAVKTDDVALMDLGYAWVRFGLFGQKTLKLKEQPGDGQ, encoded by the coding sequence ATGAGCGACGACCGCCCCAAGCTGCAGCTTGACGACGACTTCACCTTCGCCTGCCACAAAGGCCTGGAGTGCTACACCTCCTGCTGCGGCGACGTGAACATAATGCTTACGCCCTATGACGTGCTGCGCATGAAAAAGGCCCTGGGGCTCACCTCCAGCGAGTTTTTGGAGAAATACACCCACCTGGTGCAAGTGCCGGGCAAGGCGGTGCCCCTGGTGCAGTTCCGCATGAACGAGGAGAACAACAAACGCTGCTATTTCGTGGGCCCCGGCGGCTGCGCCATCTACGAGCACCGTCCCTGGGCCTGCCGCATGTTCCCCCTGGACGAGCACGCCCAGGGCGGCTTCCAGGTGGCGGTATCCCCCCAGCGCTGTCACGGCCTGGCCAAGGGCGATCCCTGGAAGGTGCGCGAATGGCTCAAGGACCAGGGAGCCACCCAGTCCAAGGAGATGGACGGCTCCTACGAATCCTTGGTGAGCCACGAGTGGATCAACAAGCTGGGCGAGCTGGACAACCCCAAGGTCCAGCAGATGATCATCCTGGCCCTGTACGATCTGGACCGCTTCCGCGAGTTCATCCTCAACTCTTCGTTCCTGGACCGTTTCGACCTGGACGAGGACACCATCTTCGCGGTCAAGACCGACGACGTGGCCCTGATGGACTTGGGCTACGCCTGGGTGCGCTTCGGCCTGTTCGGCCAAAAGACCCTGAAGCTAAAAGAGCAGCCCGGGGACGGCCAGTAG
- a CDS encoding DUF2721 domain-containing protein, with protein MSPTSLGTILQASIAPCVLISGVGLVLLALTNRLGRPIDRVRELCAGFSRLPEDEKSVISHEIKILYRRCHLLRLSVIFAALSIFAVAMIILAFFATYTLGVWIPDLVEVLFTCSLACLMISLGFFLADVHQALRSLRIEVRDHLGLEIGSYWPKGNGRLYLGGSPQNRESLAPSPR; from the coding sequence TTGAGTCCCACTAGTTTAGGCACCATATTGCAAGCCTCCATCGCCCCCTGCGTGCTCATCTCCGGGGTGGGGCTGGTGCTGCTGGCCCTCACCAACCGCCTGGGGCGGCCCATCGACCGGGTGCGCGAGTTGTGCGCCGGGTTTTCCCGTCTGCCCGAGGACGAAAAAAGCGTTATCAGCCACGAGATCAAGATTCTCTACCGGCGCTGCCACCTGCTGCGCCTGTCGGTGATTTTCGCCGCCCTGTCCATCTTCGCGGTGGCCATGATCATCCTGGCCTTTTTCGCCACCTACACCCTGGGGGTGTGGATCCCCGACTTGGTGGAGGTGCTGTTCACCTGTTCGCTGGCCTGCCTGATGATCAGCTTGGGATTTTTCCTGGCCGACGTGCACCAGGCCCTGCGCTCGTTGCGCATCGAGGTGCGCGATCACCTGGGCCTGGAGATCGGCAGCTACTGGCCCAAGGGGAACGGGCGGTTATACTTGGGAGGAAGCCCCCAAAACCGGGAGAGCCTTGCTCCA
- a CDS encoding IS110 family transposase produces the protein MIYVGMDIHKKTTTFCALDQEGKVIHRGTVPSGETGWLDAIHRWPKDEIAVALETGSMTWWVVDVLREAGIEPIVVDARQFKMIADSKKKSDRHDARALADGLRGGLAERIAVNVPREKARRARSLMQTRQQILKQRNMTVNAVKAMLRSVGVEMKKAQWPKDSHWEKVLDNPAVPIWMKPFLITQRSIWDHLEQQRQEFDALVHEELSCWPEAQLLLEMPGFGPIVTLGILSGIDDIKRFRRSNQLASYAGLIPSSRDSGAVQRRGGITRQGRSLMRYFAVQAAWAAMRSKNLTIPLRKWSRRLIVKRGKKVAAVALARRLLVLAHKLLTTGEVYNSKYPVVA, from the coding sequence ATGATTTATGTTGGCATGGACATTCACAAGAAGACCACGACTTTTTGCGCTTTGGATCAGGAGGGCAAAGTCATCCACCGGGGTACGGTTCCCAGCGGTGAAACTGGATGGCTTGATGCAATCCATCGTTGGCCCAAAGACGAAATAGCGGTTGCTCTTGAAACTGGCTCCATGACCTGGTGGGTGGTGGATGTGTTGCGTGAGGCTGGAATTGAGCCCATCGTGGTCGACGCCCGTCAATTCAAAATGATCGCCGACAGTAAGAAGAAGAGCGACCGCCACGATGCCCGGGCCCTTGCCGATGGGCTGCGAGGTGGCTTGGCTGAGCGAATCGCGGTCAATGTGCCTAGAGAAAAAGCACGTCGGGCCCGCTCTTTGATGCAGACTCGGCAGCAAATTCTCAAGCAGCGCAATATGACGGTAAACGCAGTAAAGGCCATGCTGCGTTCGGTTGGGGTGGAGATGAAAAAGGCCCAATGGCCCAAGGATAGCCACTGGGAAAAAGTCCTTGATAATCCGGCGGTGCCCATTTGGATGAAGCCATTCCTGATCACCCAACGCAGCATCTGGGACCACTTGGAGCAGCAAAGGCAGGAGTTTGATGCCTTGGTCCATGAGGAGTTGAGCTGTTGGCCTGAGGCGCAACTGCTTCTGGAGATGCCCGGTTTCGGCCCCATCGTCACCCTGGGCATTCTCAGCGGCATAGATGACATAAAGCGTTTCAGGCGCTCAAATCAGCTGGCCAGTTATGCCGGTCTGATCCCCTCGTCCCGTGACAGCGGAGCGGTGCAACGCCGGGGAGGGATAACCCGCCAGGGACGAAGTCTGATGCGCTATTTCGCGGTGCAGGCCGCCTGGGCGGCCATGCGCAGTAAGAATCTCACGATCCCTTTGCGTAAATGGTCCCGCAGGCTGATTGTGAAGCGGGGAAAGAAGGTGGCTGCAGTTGCCTTGGCCAGAAGACTTCTAGTCCTGGCCCACAAGCTATTGACCACCGGAGAAGTTTATAACTCCAAATACCCAGTCGTGGCCTGA
- a CDS encoding tyrosine-type recombinase/integrase, with product MPYKRKCVSGKVKYVAQVIWQGTRHQKLCSTKKQAVEWEAAKRKELETPTPDSPILSFHALCKSYLTYSKPRLSTKTYNEKLKVLDDLRPAWGDLHLDQITPALVSTYLNQRAKEQSNNASNKDRKHLLAMFNWGHRFLEVPFNPIARIDPLPHARKPIYTPCRKDVLKVMGAATPQERVLLNCYLQTGARRSEIFRLKWSDLDFDRKTIALTTHKTRNGAPRRDILPMSDELYSSLLWWRDWEERKFKDKSHVFICDHGGPWYGKPFRVRRKFMRDLCERAGVKVFGFHALRRHVASYLADSGNVSIKAIQGLLRHQSLQVTERYVQRISSDLRDTVGMLSTLGTGH from the coding sequence ATGCCCTACAAGCGCAAGTGCGTCAGTGGAAAGGTCAAGTATGTCGCTCAAGTGATTTGGCAGGGCACTCGTCACCAGAAGCTCTGCTCCACCAAGAAGCAAGCTGTGGAGTGGGAAGCTGCAAAGAGAAAAGAGCTAGAGACCCCAACCCCCGACTCTCCTATTTTAAGTTTTCATGCACTATGTAAATCCTACCTCACCTACTCCAAGCCAAGACTCTCCACCAAGACCTATAACGAAAAACTGAAAGTGCTGGATGACCTACGACCTGCGTGGGGAGATTTGCACTTAGACCAAATTACCCCAGCCCTAGTCTCGACCTATCTCAATCAGCGGGCCAAGGAGCAATCCAACAACGCAAGCAACAAGGACAGGAAGCACCTACTCGCGATGTTTAATTGGGGTCACCGCTTCCTAGAGGTCCCCTTCAACCCCATTGCCCGCATCGATCCACTCCCCCATGCCAGAAAGCCCATCTACACCCCCTGTAGAAAAGACGTGTTGAAGGTCATGGGAGCAGCAACCCCACAGGAGCGAGTCCTGCTCAACTGCTACTTGCAAACTGGGGCAAGAAGGTCCGAGATATTCCGCTTGAAATGGAGCGATCTGGACTTTGACCGCAAGACCATCGCCCTGACCACTCACAAAACAAGAAACGGAGCACCCCGTAGAGACATTCTGCCCATGAGCGATGAATTGTATTCATCTCTGTTGTGGTGGAGGGATTGGGAGGAGCGCAAGTTCAAGGACAAATCTCACGTCTTCATCTGCGACCACGGCGGTCCTTGGTACGGAAAGCCTTTTCGGGTGCGCAGGAAGTTTATGCGCGACTTGTGCGAACGGGCTGGAGTCAAGGTGTTTGGGTTCCATGCCCTCCGGCGTCATGTTGCGTCTTACTTGGCAGATTCAGGTAATGTCTCTATCAAGGCAATACAGGGTCTCCTGCGGCATCAGAGTTTGCAGGTTACTGAGCGGTACGTCCAGCGCATATCGAGTGATCTGCGGGATACGGTGGGGATGTTGAGTACTCTGGGGACAGGTCACTAG
- a CDS encoding 4Fe-4S dicluster domain-containing protein: protein MTPRKKKAEAKAAPAAIQPEQHKVSFYPAWCKRCGNCSSFCPRDALATDEWGYPFLARPDRCTSCGLCEMLCPDFAISLGEPEPGAAVSPGARCQRPSQPANISPERLAPAPREDN, encoded by the coding sequence ATGACCCCCAGGAAGAAAAAGGCGGAGGCCAAGGCGGCCCCCGCCGCGATCCAGCCCGAGCAGCACAAGGTCAGCTTTTACCCCGCCTGGTGCAAGCGCTGCGGCAACTGCTCCTCTTTCTGCCCCCGCGACGCCCTGGCCACCGACGAGTGGGGCTATCCCTTCCTGGCTCGGCCGGACCGCTGCACCAGCTGCGGCCTGTGCGAAATGCTTTGCCCGGACTTTGCCATCAGCCTGGGCGAGCCCGAGCCCGGCGCCGCCGTGTCTCCGGGGGCGCGCTGCCAGCGGCCCTCCCAGCCGGCCAATATAAGCCCCGAGCGCCTGGCCCCGGCGCCCCGCGAAGACAACTGA
- a CDS encoding GntR family transcriptional regulator, which produces MQHMEDEILAAVKTPPSLREMAFEAIKEGIMGNTLKSGHTYSEHSLAKQLGMSKTPVHEALLDLALRGFVTLLPRKGVVIKTLTIDEIKDLYDFRLVLEVAVMRKVAGHISPPQIERLWAIHNACVAATEIDDHVGYIKNDRIYHSYMASLAGNSYLVEALENVRDLIDWMGVRAMVRPGRLPEVDIEHALVIEKLAGNNAEEAAKAMEAHVRATEHNSLSWCDRP; this is translated from the coding sequence ATGCAACACATGGAAGATGAAATCCTCGCTGCCGTGAAGACCCCACCGTCCCTGAGGGAGATGGCCTTTGAGGCCATCAAGGAAGGGATCATGGGTAACACCCTCAAGTCGGGGCATACCTACAGCGAACACTCTTTGGCCAAGCAACTGGGTATGTCCAAAACCCCGGTCCACGAGGCGCTGTTAGATCTGGCCCTGCGAGGCTTCGTTACCCTGTTGCCGCGCAAGGGAGTGGTCATCAAAACACTAACTATTGACGAGATCAAAGACCTCTACGATTTCCGCCTAGTGTTGGAAGTGGCTGTGATGCGCAAAGTGGCCGGGCATATCTCTCCCCCACAAATAGAGCGGCTGTGGGCTATACACAACGCCTGCGTGGCGGCCACCGAGATAGACGATCACGTCGGCTACATCAAAAACGACCGCATATACCACTCCTATATGGCCTCACTGGCGGGCAACAGCTACTTGGTCGAAGCCTTGGAGAACGTACGCGACCTAATCGACTGGATGGGGGTTCGCGCCATGGTCCGTCCCGGCCGGCTGCCGGAGGTAGACATTGAGCACGCGCTGGTAATCGAAAAACTTGCTGGAAACAACGCTGAGGAGGCAGCCAAGGCCATGGAGGCCCATGTAAGAGCAACCGAACATAACTCGCTTTCTTGGTGTGACCGTCCTTAA
- a CDS encoding cyclase family protein, which yields MNPKEIAALAQKAKVYDLGMDYFVGMPHFPTHPPFTFSLGRIHGDLPYADGLTSANCVFSTGGHTGTHIDALGHISVNRQVHKVGDITPYQSYSGLQKGGIEEVEPIFCRGHLLDLAGYAGVECLDSGYRIDAPALEGAAQACGAELGQGDVVLIRTGWIQHFSDPLKYIAHEHGAPGLVEDGARWLAGKGVKFVGSDTVALEKTPSPGLPVHGILLVENGIHIMEVLNLEKLAADRVTGFLFIALPLKIKGGTGSPIRPIAVVL from the coding sequence TTGAATCCAAAGGAAATAGCCGCCTTGGCCCAAAAAGCCAAAGTTTACGACCTGGGCATGGATTATTTCGTGGGTATGCCCCATTTCCCCACTCATCCACCCTTCACTTTTTCCCTGGGGCGCATCCACGGTGACCTACCCTATGCGGACGGTTTGACCTCTGCCAATTGCGTCTTCTCCACTGGCGGCCACACCGGTACCCACATTGACGCGCTTGGTCATATAAGCGTCAACCGCCAAGTTCACAAAGTCGGGGACATCACCCCTTACCAGAGCTATTCGGGGCTGCAAAAGGGCGGCATCGAGGAAGTGGAGCCCATTTTCTGCCGAGGGCACCTGTTGGATTTAGCCGGCTACGCGGGAGTTGAATGCCTGGATAGCGGCTACCGCATAGACGCCCCAGCTCTTGAGGGCGCGGCGCAGGCATGCGGCGCCGAGCTGGGGCAAGGCGATGTCGTGCTCATCCGCACCGGATGGATTCAACACTTTTCCGATCCTCTCAAATACATCGCCCATGAGCACGGTGCACCGGGCCTTGTGGAAGACGGGGCCCGCTGGCTCGCCGGGAAAGGCGTCAAATTCGTGGGCAGTGACACCGTGGCGCTTGAAAAGACACCTTCACCAGGGTTGCCGGTTCACGGCATCCTGCTGGTGGAAAACGGCATACACATCATGGAAGTGCTTAACTTGGAGAAACTTGCTGCCGACAGGGTCACCGGTTTCTTGTTTATCGCTCTACCTCTGAAAATAAAGGGCGGCACGGGATCGCCCATCCGCCCCATCGCAGTTGTCCTGTAG